In Aggregatibacter sp. 2125159857, one DNA window encodes the following:
- a CDS encoding MmcQ/YjbR family DNA-binding protein, with product MAELTQQVFEYVFTQYGTKPEYLWKTHPDYAVLRHADNRKWYAIVMNVEKSSLGLSGVGKLPVMNVKCSPEMLSVFLPQPGFLPAYHMNKNHWLTVLLDGSVEKDTILFLLNASFDLTATRQVKKQLGIVRYTEWIVPANPKYYDVEKDLREGGEIYWKQSNNIAVDDIVYMYVTEPTGAIRYKCLVLAVNIPYHQKRTDDLQVKRVMKIRCLKEYGKTLIPRAKMAQFGVTAVRGPRHMPYVLKQEISLLTGDVTEK from the coding sequence ATGGCTGAGCTAACCCAACAAGTTTTCGAGTATGTCTTCACCCAATATGGCACTAAACCGGAATATTTGTGGAAGACCCATCCAGATTATGCGGTGTTGCGTCATGCCGATAATCGAAAATGGTATGCCATTGTGATGAATGTCGAAAAATCGTCATTAGGGCTAAGCGGCGTAGGGAAATTACCGGTGATGAACGTGAAATGTTCCCCTGAAATGCTGAGCGTATTTTTGCCGCAACCAGGTTTCCTACCGGCGTATCACATGAATAAAAATCATTGGCTGACGGTGTTGTTAGATGGCTCTGTAGAAAAAGACACTATATTGTTTTTATTAAATGCCAGTTTTGATCTGACCGCTACCCGGCAAGTGAAGAAGCAACTGGGGATCGTCCGTTATACGGAATGGATCGTGCCGGCCAACCCGAAATATTACGATGTGGAGAAAGACTTGCGTGAAGGCGGAGAAATTTACTGGAAGCAGAGTAATAATATTGCGGTAGATGATATTGTGTATATGTACGTCACTGAACCTACAGGGGCGATTCGTTATAAATGTTTGGTGTTGGCGGTAAACATTCCCTACCACCAAAAACGAACGGATGATTTACAGGTGAAACGGGTGATGAAAATTCGCTGTTTGAAAGAATACGGTAAGACCCTCATTCCCCGCGCTAAAATGGCACAGTTCGGTGTCACTGCCGTACGCGGCCCACGGCATATGCCTTATGTATTAAAACAGGAAATTTCACTGTTGACTGGTGATGTTACCGAAAAGTAA
- the rplM gene encoding 50S ribosomal protein L13: MKTFVAKPETVKRDWYVVDATGKTLGRLATELARRLRGKHKAEYTPHVDTGDYIIVINADKVAVTGNKDSDKIYYWHTGYVGGIKQATFKEMIARRPEAVIEIAVKGMLPKGPLGRAMFRKLKVYAGAEHQHAAQQPQVLDI, from the coding sequence ATGAAAACTTTTGTAGCAAAACCAGAAACGGTTAAACGCGACTGGTATGTAGTAGATGCGACAGGTAAAACTTTAGGTCGTTTGGCGACTGAATTAGCGCGTCGTCTTCGCGGTAAACATAAAGCTGAATATACTCCGCACGTTGACACAGGTGATTACATCATCGTTATCAACGCGGACAAAGTTGCTGTAACCGGTAACAAAGACAGCGATAAAATTTACTACTGGCACACAGGCTATGTAGGCGGTATCAAACAAGCGACTTTCAAAGAAATGATCGCACGCCGTCCTGAAGCAGTGATTGAAATTGCGGTTAAAGGTATGTTGCCAAAAGGTCCATTAGGCCGTGCAATGTTCCGTAAATTAAAAGTGTACGCAGGTGCTGAACACCAACACGCTGCACAACAACCACAAGTCTTAGATATTTAA
- the recD gene encoding exodeoxyribonuclease V subunit alpha: MLTLLSQLKEKGIINAADYYFAEFIHRKQQPFNYAPSVQNLAVLMAALCNFNYRQGNTCLLLNQSTEQDLFGLQDYFNERVYLTEIQQKIDYVPISQWQSTLQKAQHIAFTDSPLQQIAPLVLQFNCLYFYRVWQDEFRIADYFKSAVCFEPVFSEGQLTQIASILHRYFQEEQGIDWQKIAVAMALRQRFCLITGGPGTGKTTTVTKLLLTLQELYQNDLRIKLVAPTGKAAARLTESIVDAVERLKQAFKQEPNQREIIENLQIPMNAETIHRLLGVRFFSEETRYHTENPLPLDVLVVDEASMIDLTLMAKLLNALKPETKLILLGDKDQLASVEAGAILGELGRFVNAAQPTYSPRMAQYLQTTTGMTLPSEDKVNAISDSICYLQVSRRFGANPEVGDLATAVNLGNATKSWQLLQQYQQHQDKHCGVYLTDFAHYLSNKDDVQQRKACVKLIVDRAAEEYARYLQQIPSEGVLHEDQVRSIFAAFNRIRFLTALRVGEFGVEQLNLAIAEKLRQKRLLQFHQEREWYIGKPIMVTQNDSSVGLYNGDIGIYLGHGRVWFEQGQNSYKKVLASRVPNHETAFVMTVHKSQGSEFPHTFLILPLENSPVLSKELVYTGITRTKDFLTVFALQSVWENAVKNPVQRQSGLGQLLEKY; encoded by the coding sequence ATGTTAACTTTATTATCTCAACTCAAAGAAAAAGGCATTATTAACGCCGCTGACTATTATTTTGCCGAGTTTATTCATCGTAAACAGCAACCGTTTAATTATGCCCCATCTGTGCAAAACTTGGCGGTGTTGATGGCGGCATTGTGTAATTTCAATTATCGCCAAGGCAACACCTGCCTTTTGTTGAATCAGTCCACCGAACAGGATTTATTCGGTTTACAGGATTATTTCAACGAGCGCGTTTACTTAACGGAAATTCAGCAAAAAATTGATTATGTGCCGATCTCCCAATGGCAATCTACCTTGCAAAAGGCACAACATATCGCCTTTACTGATTCGCCATTACAGCAAATTGCGCCTTTGGTATTGCAGTTTAATTGCTTGTATTTTTATCGCGTGTGGCAAGACGAATTTCGAATTGCCGATTATTTCAAAAGTGCGGTCTGTTTTGAGCCTGTTTTTTCAGAGGGACAACTCACACAAATTGCCTCGATTCTTCATCGCTATTTTCAGGAAGAGCAGGGCATTGATTGGCAGAAAATCGCTGTTGCCATGGCGTTACGTCAGCGTTTTTGTTTAATTACAGGTGGGCCGGGAACGGGGAAAACAACGACCGTAACCAAGTTGCTTTTAACCTTGCAAGAACTGTATCAAAACGATTTGCGCATTAAATTGGTTGCGCCAACAGGTAAAGCGGCAGCGCGTTTAACGGAATCCATTGTGGATGCCGTGGAACGTTTAAAACAGGCATTTAAACAGGAACCAAATCAGCGGGAAATCATCGAAAATCTGCAAATTCCGATGAACGCAGAAACGATCCATCGTTTGCTTGGTGTGCGTTTTTTCAGTGAAGAAACCCGTTATCACACCGAGAATCCATTGCCGTTGGATGTGTTGGTGGTGGATGAGGCGTCCATGATCGATCTCACCTTAATGGCTAAATTGCTTAATGCGCTCAAACCGGAAACTAAACTGATTTTACTGGGCGATAAAGACCAACTTGCTTCCGTAGAAGCCGGCGCTATTTTGGGCGAATTAGGGCGATTCGTGAATGCGGCACAACCGACGTACAGCCCAAGGATGGCACAATATTTGCAGACAACAACGGGGATGACATTGCCATCAGAAGATAAGGTAAACGCCATTAGCGACAGTATTTGTTATTTACAAGTCAGTCGCCGTTTTGGGGCGAATCCGGAAGTGGGTGACTTGGCAACGGCGGTGAATTTAGGCAATGCGACCAAGAGTTGGCAGTTATTGCAACAATATCAGCAACATCAAGATAAGCATTGTGGCGTGTACTTAACGGATTTTGCGCATTATTTGAGTAATAAAGACGACGTGCAACAGCGTAAAGCTTGTGTGAAATTGATTGTCGATCGTGCCGCTGAAGAATACGCGCGCTATTTGCAACAAATTCCGTCAGAGGGCGTTCTTCATGAAGATCAAGTGCGGTCAATTTTTGCCGCGTTTAACCGCATCCGCTTTTTAACCGCATTACGCGTAGGCGAGTTTGGTGTCGAGCAGTTAAACCTCGCTATTGCAGAAAAATTGCGTCAAAAACGTTTGTTACAATTTCATCAGGAACGGGAGTGGTATATCGGTAAACCGATTATGGTTACGCAAAATGACAGCAGTGTCGGCTTGTATAACGGCGACATCGGCATTTATTTAGGCCATGGGCGAGTGTGGTTTGAACAAGGGCAAAATAGCTACAAAAAAGTGCTGGCAAGCCGTGTGCCGAATCATGAGACTGCCTTTGTCATGACCGTGCATAAATCTCAAGGTTCCGAATTTCCACATACGTTCCTGATTTTACCGTTAGAAAATAGCCCGGTCTTATCCAAAGAGCTGGTTTATACCGGTATTACGCGCACTAAAGATTTCCTCACGGTGTTTGCATTGCAGAGCGTGTGGGAAAATGCGGTGAAAAATCCGGTGCAACGACAAAGCGGATTAGGGCAGTTATTAGAAAAGTATTAG
- the truA gene encoding tRNA pseudouridine(38-40) synthase TruA — MKIALGVEYDGKQYFGWQKQEKVASVQAELERAISTVANEDISIFCAGRTDSGVHATGQVIHFETTAHRPEKAWSFGVNANLPDDIAVRWAKVVDDDFHARFSATARRYRYILYCNKLRSAILPQGVTHCHLELDHQLMHQAGQALLGENDFSSFRAAQCQSNTPWRNVHHLNVSRQGQYIIVDIQANAFVHHMVRNIVGSLIEVGCGNQPVEWLAWLLAQKDRTLAAPTAKPEGLYLVKVLYPDRFALPKMPMGPLFLTD, encoded by the coding sequence ATGAAAATTGCATTAGGTGTGGAATACGACGGAAAACAGTATTTCGGTTGGCAGAAACAAGAAAAAGTGGCCAGCGTACAGGCTGAACTGGAACGGGCGATTTCCACCGTTGCCAATGAAGACATCAGTATTTTCTGTGCAGGTCGTACGGATTCCGGCGTACATGCCACTGGGCAGGTGATTCACTTTGAAACGACTGCTCATCGTCCTGAGAAAGCCTGGAGTTTTGGTGTCAATGCGAATTTGCCCGATGATATTGCTGTGCGATGGGCGAAAGTGGTCGATGATGATTTTCATGCCCGTTTTAGCGCCACCGCCCGTCGTTATCGTTACATTTTATATTGTAATAAACTGCGTTCAGCCATTTTGCCGCAAGGCGTGACCCATTGCCATTTGGAACTCGATCATCAATTAATGCACCAAGCAGGGCAAGCGTTGCTCGGTGAAAATGATTTCAGTTCTTTCCGTGCTGCGCAATGCCAATCTAACACGCCGTGGCGCAATGTGCACCATTTAAACGTCAGTCGCCAAGGGCAATATATCATCGTGGATATTCAAGCAAACGCGTTTGTTCATCACATGGTGCGTAATATTGTGGGGAGCTTGATTGAAGTGGGTTGCGGCAATCAACCAGTGGAATGGTTAGCTTGGTTGTTGGCGCAAAAAGATCGCACTCTCGCCGCACCGACAGCTAAGCCGGAGGGGTTGTATTTAGTGAAGGTGCTTTATCCCGACCGATTTGCCTTGCCGAAAATGCCGATGGGGCCATTATTTCTCACAGATTAA
- the rpsI gene encoding 30S ribosomal protein S9: MAENQNYGTGRRKSSSARVFIKPGNGKITINQRELDVYFGRETARMVVRQPLELVELTDKLDLYITVKGGGISGQAGAIRHGITRALMEYDETLRPALRAAGFVTRDARRVERKKVGLHKARRRPQYSKR, from the coding sequence ATGGCAGAGAATCAAAACTACGGCACAGGTCGCCGCAAAAGCTCTTCAGCTCGTGTATTTATCAAACCGGGCAATGGTAAGATCACCATCAACCAACGTGAATTAGACGTATATTTCGGTCGCGAAACTGCTCGCATGGTAGTTCGTCAACCGTTAGAATTGGTTGAATTAACTGATAAATTAGACCTATACATCACTGTTAAAGGTGGTGGTATTTCCGGTCAAGCGGGTGCAATCCGTCATGGTATTACCCGTGCATTGATGGAATACGATGAAACCTTACGCCCAGCACTTCGTGCAGCAGGCTTCGTTACTCGTGACGCACGTCGCGTTGAACGTAAAAAAGTGGGTTTACACAAAGCACGTCGTCGTCCGCAATACTCCAAACGTTAA
- a CDS encoding DASS family sodium-coupled anion symporter, which produces MEGKTIAPIEVKMGFKWQGLLLSVIVGMAIWLIPIPEGLSAKAWGMLALFVATIVAIIAKAMPMGAATLVALVISGLTGLTPLSPAKGEVGMLSGFSNGTIWLIAIAMFLSRAVIKTGLGKRIALYFVARFGKKMMGVAYGIALADVVIGPGIPSASARGGGIMYPIMQSIADAYDSKPGPTARRAGAFLAIAVSQIDTIVCTMFLTAMAGNPLIAELAKGQGVEITWMTWFLGAIVPGIISLIVLPYFVYLIYPPELKDTPKMAEMAREELHNMGPMSKAEWILALDFILLLFLWTVGDLVFHIPATVSAFIGLVILLLTNIMSWKNIVAETTAWDTMFWFAVLVMMANALNKYGAIAWISSHISSSVGTFSWPVAFTILVLVYFYTRYFFASAMAHISAMYLAFVAAAIAVGTPPIIAALGLGYTSTLSMSLTQYAGGPGPALYGSGYNSTGQWWGVSFATSIISLIIWFGIGGLWMKLLGWW; this is translated from the coding sequence ATGGAAGGGAAAACAATTGCGCCAATTGAAGTAAAAATGGGCTTCAAATGGCAAGGGTTACTGCTTTCAGTGATTGTCGGGATGGCAATTTGGTTGATTCCGATACCGGAAGGTCTTTCTGCCAAAGCATGGGGTATGCTTGCCCTCTTTGTTGCAACCATTGTGGCAATTATCGCCAAAGCTATGCCTATGGGCGCAGCAACTTTAGTTGCGCTTGTTATTAGCGGTTTAACCGGCTTAACACCGTTATCTCCCGCCAAAGGGGAAGTGGGCATGTTATCCGGTTTCTCCAACGGAACCATTTGGTTAATCGCCATTGCGATGTTTTTATCTCGCGCGGTCATCAAAACCGGTTTGGGAAAACGCATTGCCCTCTATTTCGTCGCACGTTTCGGTAAGAAAATGATGGGCGTTGCTTATGGTATCGCGCTAGCCGATGTGGTCATTGGCCCGGGGATTCCGTCTGCCTCTGCGCGTGGTGGCGGTATCATGTATCCCATCATGCAGTCCATCGCTGATGCCTACGATTCCAAACCCGGCCCAACCGCCAGACGTGCCGGTGCATTTCTTGCCATCGCCGTATCACAAATCGACACTATCGTGTGTACCATGTTCCTCACTGCCATGGCGGGCAACCCGTTAATCGCGGAACTTGCCAAAGGTCAAGGCGTTGAAATTACGTGGATGACTTGGTTCTTAGGCGCGATCGTGCCGGGTATTATCAGTTTGATCGTGTTGCCTTATTTCGTCTATTTAATTTACCCGCCAGAACTCAAAGACACACCAAAAATGGCAGAAATGGCGCGTGAAGAATTACATAATATGGGGCCAATGAGCAAAGCAGAATGGATTTTGGCGCTTGATTTCATCTTATTGTTGTTCTTATGGACCGTAGGTGATTTGGTCTTCCATATTCCGGCAACAGTTTCCGCCTTTATCGGTTTGGTGATTTTGTTACTCACCAACATCATGAGTTGGAAAAATATCGTTGCTGAAACCACCGCATGGGACACCATGTTCTGGTTTGCGGTTTTGGTGATGATGGCAAATGCATTAAATAAATACGGTGCTATTGCTTGGATTTCCAGCCATATTTCCTCCTCGGTGGGGACATTCAGTTGGCCGGTTGCCTTTACGATTTTAGTCTTAGTGTATTTCTACACTCGCTACTTTTTCGCGTCTGCCATGGCACACATTTCCGCCATGTACTTGGCATTCGTTGCGGCAGCCATTGCCGTTGGCACCCCTCCGATTATTGCCGCTCTCGGCTTAGGTTATACCTCAACCCTCTCAATGAGCTTAACCCAATACGCCGGTGGCCCTGGCCCAGCCCTCTATGGTTCCGGTTATAACTCAACCGGCCAATGGTGGGGCGTTAGTTTCGCCACCTCCATCATATCACTGATTATCTGGTTTGGTATCGGGGGGTTATGGATGAAGCTATTAGGTTGGTGGTAA
- the queF gene encoding NADPH-dependent 7-cyano-7-deazaguanine reductase QueF (Catalyzes the NADPH-dependent reduction of 7-cyano-7-deazaguanine (preQ0) to 7-aminomethyl-7-deazaguanine (preQ1) in queuosine biosynthesis) translates to MHYQDKSLNALKLGQQTTYAEKYDRTLLQPVPRRLNRDQLNITATQPFTIGADIWTAYEISWLNPKGVPQVAIADISIDFRSENLIESKSFKLYLNSFNQTTFADFADVQQTLQRDLQDCAQGEVKVRLNSLADYTAQPIVALSGDCIDAQDIEVRDYAFNAALLNHCTGDHLVEETLVSHLLKSNCLITQQPDWGSLQIHYVGKQINREQLLRYIISFRQHNEFHEQCVERIFCDLMQYAKPEKLTVYARYTRRGGLDINPYRSNFEPLPQNVRLARQ, encoded by the coding sequence ATGCACTATCAAGACAAAAGCCTCAATGCCCTTAAACTCGGTCAACAAACAACGTATGCGGAAAAATACGACCGCACTTTATTACAACCGGTTCCACGCCGATTAAATCGCGATCAACTCAACATCACCGCCACGCAACCTTTTACGATTGGTGCGGATATTTGGACGGCATACGAAATTTCATGGCTCAACCCGAAAGGCGTGCCGCAAGTGGCGATTGCGGATATCAGTATCGATTTTCGCAGTGAAAATTTGATCGAATCCAAAAGTTTTAAACTCTATTTAAACAGCTTTAACCAAACAACATTCGCCGATTTCGCCGACGTCCAACAAACGTTACAGCGCGATCTGCAAGATTGCGCCCAAGGCGAAGTCAAAGTGCGGTTAAATTCGCTGGCGGATTACACCGCGCAACCGATTGTCGCCTTGTCGGGCGATTGCATTGATGCGCAGGATATAGAGGTGCGGGATTATGCCTTTAATGCCGCCTTACTGAATCATTGCACCGGTGATCATCTGGTCGAAGAAACGTTAGTCAGCCACTTGCTCAAATCTAACTGCCTCATCACGCAACAACCGGACTGGGGCAGCCTGCAAATTCATTATGTCGGCAAGCAAATTAACCGCGAACAACTATTGCGCTACATCATTTCTTTCCGCCAACATAACGAATTCCACGAGCAATGTGTCGAGCGTATTTTCTGCGACCTCATGCAGTACGCCAAACCGGAAAAACTCACCGTTTACGCCCGTTATACCCGCCGTGGCGGTTTGGACATTAACCCTTATCGCTCCAACTTTGAGCCACTGCCACAAAATGTAAGATTGGCAAGACAATAG
- a CDS encoding Slam-dependent surface lipoprotein — translation MNLKKPTITAAILFSLTACGSGGNNTDTTPNKPNIQNEQSQKKVADARKAEEARKAKEAAAQKAEEARKAKEEAEQKAEEARKAKETAEQKAEEARKAKEAADKAEADRKAKEAAEKAEADRKAKEAADKAEADRKAKEAAEKLEQEINQLKGISADAYPEGKIMRHDTDHVTTPTEEETQKHFQRHMVYNQKYSVILADYEIEQSYNNNTGSLENLDFSNPKIEIKGLKTEPAKIPQEGTATYSGKAFDGIFQQPAQEPFTPPTQVDEHLGNLSYTVNFTNKTGSGTITGFGPNVELKEGKISGSRISADAQHGREPGKYSLDFFGKDAEEIGGKVTLGDVDSFGFGGTRGEIQK, via the coding sequence ATGAACTTAAAAAAACCAACCATTACTGCAGCAATTTTATTCTCACTCACTGCTTGCGGAAGCGGTGGTAATAATACCGATACAACACCAAACAAACCGAATATTCAAAACGAACAGTCACAGAAAAAAGTAGCTGATGCGCGAAAAGCCGAGGAAGCACGCAAGGCAAAAGAAGCCGCAGCACAGAAAGCGGAAGAAGCGCGCAAAGCAAAAGAAGAGGCAGAACAAAAAGCGGAAGAAGCACGCAAAGCTAAAGAAACAGCTGAACAGAAAGCTGAAGAAGCCCGTAAAGCTAAAGAAGCGGCAGACAAAGCCGAAGCAGATCGCAAAGCTAAAGAAGCTGCTGAAAAAGCCGAAGCAGATCGCAAAGCCAAAGAAGCCGCAGACAAAGCCGAAGCGGATCGTAAAGCTAAAGAAGCCGCTGAAAAACTAGAACAAGAAATTAATCAGCTAAAAGGCATTTCTGCCGATGCATACCCAGAAGGCAAAATTATGCGCCATGATACGGATCATGTTACCACCCCAACAGAGGAAGAGACGCAGAAACACTTTCAGCGTCACATGGTATACAACCAAAAATACTCTGTCATTCTTGCCGATTATGAAATTGAACAAAGTTATAATAACAATACAGGATCTCTTGAAAATCTTGACTTTTCCAACCCAAAAATTGAGATAAAAGGGCTAAAAACCGAACCGGCAAAAATTCCCCAAGAAGGTACTGCAACCTATTCAGGAAAAGCTTTTGACGGAATATTTCAGCAACCTGCTCAAGAACCGTTTACCCCACCTACGCAGGTTGATGAGCACCTAGGTAACCTTTCCTACACCGTCAACTTTACGAACAAAACAGGTTCAGGAACGATTACCGGTTTCGGACCTAATGTTGAATTGAAAGAAGGTAAGATTTCAGGCTCAAGAATTTCAGCTGATGCACAACATGGTAGAGAGCCAGGTAAGTACTCTTTAGATTTCTTTGGTAAAGACGCGGAGGAAATTGGCGGTAAAGTCACTTTAGGAGATGTTGATTCCTTTGGCTTCGGCGGTACACGTGGTGAAATCCAAAAATAA
- a CDS encoding surface lipoprotein assembly modifier, translated as MKKLPYFIILLPLATQAETFQAPQPVFFEKNIVPKTEEPQIKTPEKSTALSAPMTFDQDDNTQTKLEKLINYSVVKQQWGILKQTLPLYQSQPQHDVTLYRYALGAMLRAERNHKQAIHLYQQIVDEKPELAYPRFDLGVMLFENKQYRQAKAELERAMPDLSPPMQQFAKRYLETMKERQGWKADVEWQYTQTDNVNNASSQQDIQLGTLRFKKDKDSLPQKAHGFRYGLGLSREINVAGNHFVTLNSRFGGVHYWDNQDYSEKSLYAALGYRHRSALQSLGLTPFFEQNWLGAPRYSQNYGITADLRRELTALWTFSATLSHTQKRYADANVARRHNGYINGATLALSYQAKPNWLLFGGVEGSLDRSKDKAESSLRRGVNLGTVWQIKDFATRLSIRYVKRDFRAKNFYFPTKKRQDKEYDFNASLWHNQLQWKGFIPKLNYRYRKIDSNIPEFYSRKSGEWFLSVERSF; from the coding sequence ATGAAAAAACTTCCCTATTTTATCATTCTACTTCCCTTAGCTACTCAAGCCGAAACCTTCCAAGCACCACAGCCTGTTTTCTTTGAAAAGAATATTGTGCCGAAAACGGAAGAGCCACAGATAAAAACGCCGGAGAAATCTACCGCACTTTCAGCGCCCATGACATTCGATCAAGATGACAATACCCAAACTAAACTGGAAAAACTGATCAACTATAGTGTGGTAAAACAACAATGGGGGATCTTGAAACAAACGTTGCCCCTTTATCAATCGCAACCTCAGCACGATGTTACGCTATATCGTTATGCCCTAGGCGCAATGTTACGGGCAGAGCGCAACCATAAGCAAGCCATTCATCTTTATCAGCAGATTGTTGATGAAAAGCCAGAACTGGCTTATCCACGTTTTGATTTGGGCGTGATGTTATTTGAAAATAAACAGTATCGCCAAGCTAAAGCAGAACTTGAGCGCGCTATGCCGGATTTATCTCCACCTATGCAACAATTCGCCAAACGTTATTTGGAGACAATGAAAGAACGTCAAGGCTGGAAAGCGGATGTAGAATGGCAATATACCCAAACCGACAACGTGAATAACGCGTCATCCCAACAAGATATTCAGTTAGGCACGCTACGCTTTAAAAAAGACAAAGACTCTTTGCCACAAAAAGCGCACGGTTTTCGTTATGGGCTGGGCTTAAGTCGTGAAATCAATGTCGCCGGCAATCATTTTGTGACCTTAAACAGCCGGTTTGGTGGCGTGCATTATTGGGATAATCAAGACTACAGTGAAAAATCACTTTACGCCGCATTGGGCTATCGTCATCGTTCCGCCTTACAATCTTTAGGATTGACGCCCTTTTTTGAGCAAAATTGGTTAGGCGCACCACGTTATAGCCAAAATTATGGCATTACCGCAGATTTACGTCGTGAATTGACCGCACTTTGGACATTTTCCGCGACCCTTTCCCACACGCAAAAACGCTATGCGGATGCCAATGTTGCACGCCGTCATAACGGCTATATTAACGGTGCAACGCTGGCATTAAGTTATCAAGCAAAGCCGAATTGGTTACTTTTCGGCGGTGTGGAAGGCAGCCTAGATCGCAGTAAAGACAAAGCAGAATCCTCGCTTCGTCGCGGTGTTAATCTCGGCACCGTCTGGCAAATCAAGGATTTCGCAACACGCTTAAGTATTCGGTATGTCAAACGTGACTTTCGGGCAAAAAACTTCTATTTTCCAACGAAAAAACGACAAGATAAGGAGTATGATTTTAACGCCAGCCTATGGCATAACCAACTGCAATGGAAAGGCTTTATTCCTAAGTTAAATTATCGTTATCGTAAAATTGACAGTAATATTCCTGAATTTTATTCGCGCAAAAGTGGGGAATGGTTTTTGTCTGTTGAGCGTAGTTTCTAG